A genomic region of Peptococcaceae bacterium 1198_IL3148 contains the following coding sequences:
- the glyA gene encoding serine hydroxymethyltransferase — MDDFKILAQTDPELYQAIDTELNRQRRTIELIASENFVSPAVMAAQGTVLTNKYAEGYPGKRYYGGCEFVDVAEDLARERLKKLFGAEHVNVQPHSGANANFAVYFALLQPGDTILGMNLAHGGHLTHGSPVNVSGKYFNIVAYGVDDETHRINYQQLRELAIKHQPKMIVAGASAYPREIDFKTIGDIAQEVGAYLMVDMAHIAGLVAAGLHISPVPYADVVTTTTHKTLRGPRGGAILCQEKHAQAIDKAIFPGTQGGPLMHVIAAKAAAFGEALKPEFKEYQQQIINNAQALAKGLMDRGFSLVSGGTDNHLILVDLRKNGVTGKEAEKLLDEAGVTVNKNAIPNDPQKPFVTSGIRVGTPAVTSRGLKEPDMDVIAEIINLVINHKDDQGAVNKAKELAAGLCDKYPLYQW; from the coding sequence ATGGATGATTTTAAAATCTTAGCACAGACCGATCCGGAACTGTATCAGGCAATAGATACCGAACTGAATCGGCAACGGAGAACCATTGAATTAATTGCGTCCGAGAACTTTGTCAGCCCAGCGGTAATGGCGGCCCAGGGAACGGTGCTGACCAACAAATATGCCGAGGGTTACCCCGGCAAGCGCTATTACGGTGGCTGTGAATTTGTGGATGTGGCTGAGGACTTGGCCCGGGAGCGCCTAAAGAAGCTCTTTGGTGCGGAACACGTCAACGTGCAACCCCACTCTGGGGCCAATGCCAACTTTGCGGTGTACTTTGCACTGCTGCAACCCGGTGACACCATCTTGGGTATGAACCTGGCCCACGGCGGTCACTTGACCCATGGTAGCCCGGTAAACGTATCGGGCAAATACTTCAACATTGTGGCCTACGGTGTAGATGACGAAACCCACCGCATCAATTACCAACAATTGCGGGAACTGGCCATTAAACATCAGCCCAAAATGATTGTGGCCGGTGCCAGCGCCTATCCTCGGGAAATAGATTTTAAAACCATTGGCGACATTGCCCAAGAGGTGGGTGCCTACCTGATGGTGGACATGGCCCACATTGCCGGTCTGGTGGCAGCGGGTCTGCATATCAGCCCGGTACCCTATGCCGATGTGGTTACCACCACCACCCACAAAACCCTGCGGGGACCCAGAGGGGGTGCCATTCTTTGCCAAGAGAAACACGCCCAAGCAATAGATAAAGCTATCTTCCCCGGCACCCAAGGGGGGCCACTGATGCACGTCATTGCGGCCAAGGCAGCGGCCTTTGGTGAGGCATTAAAGCCAGAGTTTAAGGAATATCAGCAACAAATTATCAACAATGCCCAGGCGCTGGCCAAGGGCTTGATGGACAGAGGCTTTAGCTTGGTGTCCGGCGGTACCGACAATCACTTGATATTGGTGGACCTGCGCAAAAACGGCGTCACCGGTAAAGAGGCCGAAAAGCTGTTGGACGAAGCCGGAGTAACAGTCAATAAAAACGCCATCCCCAACGACCCACAAAAACCCTTTGTCACCAGCGGTATCCGGGTGGGCACCCCAGCAGTGACCAGCCGCGGCTTAAAGGAACCGGACATGGACGTAATTGCCGAGATTATTAATTTGGTAATTAACCACAAAGATGATCAAGGGGCGGTTAACAAAGCCAAAGAACTAGCCGCCGGTTTATGTGACAAGTACCCACTCTACCAGTGGTAA
- a CDS encoding cytidine/deoxycytidylate deaminase family protein has protein sequence MSRPDWDQYFMDITKVVASRATCLRRKVGATLVKDNHILASGYNGAPAGLKHCLDIGCMRQEHNIPSGQRHELCRGLHAEQNALIQAAVHGVAIRGATIYVTHQPCVVCAKMIINAGIKRVVFAGSYPDELSMQMFAEAGIELDKVVVK, from the coding sequence ATGTCGCGACCGGATTGGGATCAATACTTTATGGATATCACTAAGGTGGTGGCCTCCCGGGCCACCTGCCTGCGGCGCAAAGTGGGGGCCACGTTGGTGAAGGATAATCACATCTTGGCCAGTGGTTATAACGGGGCACCGGCAGGTCTAAAACACTGTTTAGACATTGGCTGCATGCGGCAGGAACATAATATTCCGTCCGGCCAGCGCCATGAATTGTGCCGGGGCCTGCATGCCGAACAAAATGCGTTGATTCAGGCGGCGGTGCACGGGGTGGCCATCAGGGGTGCCACCATCTATGTAACCCACCAGCCCTGTGTGGTCTGTGCAAAAATGATTATCAACGCCGGCATCAAGCGGGTGGTGTTTGCCGGCAGTTACCCCGATGAATTATCAATGCAGATGTTTGCCGAGGCCGGCATTGAGTTGGATAAAGTTGTAGTTAAGTAA